A stretch of Lathyrus oleraceus cultivar Zhongwan6 chromosome 6, CAAS_Psat_ZW6_1.0, whole genome shotgun sequence DNA encodes these proteins:
- the LOC127091281 gene encoding RING-H2 finger protein ATL70 — MNSTNNSDYNPSQNSNMLTYYYLGMSFAFIFLMMFIALVSCYCNHRNWQNWFQSRGSNSNRTVISMERDHTELNIEVCAEEQDAILNSYPILLYSQVKLHKADSTSLTCSICLGDYKDSEWLRLLSDCGHFFHKECVATWFRLNHSCPMCRSSALPTPIAQVTPLSTTHD, encoded by the coding sequence ATGAACAGCACTAACAATTCTGATTACAACCCTTCACAGAACTCAAATATGTTAACATATTATTATCTTGGAATGTCTTTTGCTTTTATTTTTCTAATGATGTTCATAGCTCTAGTTTCATGTTACTGTAACCACAGAAACTGGCAAAACTGGTTTCAATCTAGAGGCAGCAATTCCAACAGAACAGTGATCTCGATGGAGAGAGATCATACCGAGTTGAATATTGAAGTTTGTGCTGAAGAACAAGATGCAATCCTGAATAGTTACCCTATTTTGTTGTACTCACAAGTCAAGCTTCATAAGGCTGATTCAACATCACTCACTTGCTCAATATGTTTGGGAGATTACAAAGATTCAGAGTGGTTGCGACTCTTATCTGATTGTGGTCACTTTTTTCATAAGGAGTGTGTTGCTACATGGTTTAGGCTAAACCACTCATGTCCCATGTGTCGGAGCTCGGCACTTCCAACACCCATTGCTCAAGTTACACCCTTGTCAACTACTCATGATTGA
- the LOC127091280 gene encoding vacuolar protein sorting-associated protein 60.2: MKRVFGAKKNKEPPPSIEDANERITKRGDTVDEKIKKLDVELSRYKEQIKKTRPGPTLEAIKARAMRVLKQKRMYEGQRDMLYNQTFNLDQVQFAAEGIKDAQQTMSALKSANKDLKGMMKTVKIQDIDNLQDEMMDLMDVSNEIQETLGRSYNVPDDIDEDELLGELDALEADMESESEGVPSYLQPDKESDLDSELNLPSAPTGQTAMPHGRSNVQTEDELGLPAVPRASLRG, translated from the exons ATGAAGAGGGTCTTCGGCGCCAAAAAGAACAAAGAACCTCCTCCTTCCATTGAAGATGCCAACGAAAGG ATTACCAAACGAGGTGATACCGTGGATGAGAAGATTAAGAAGCTTGATGTTGAACTCAGTAGATACAAAGAACAGATCAAGAAAACAAGGCCTGGTCCTACTCTCGAAGCTATTAAAGCTAGAGCCATGCGAGTTCTTAAACAAAAGCGAAT GTATGAAGGTCAACGCGACATGTTGTACAATCAGACATTCAACCTCGATCAAGTTCAATTTGCTGCTGAGGGAATTAAAGATGCTCAACAAACT ATGTCAGCTTTGAAGTCTGCTAACAAGGATTTGAAGGGAATGATGAAAACTGTGAAGATCCAAGATATTGAT AACTTGCAAGATGAGATGATGGACTTGATGGATGTTAGTAATGAGATCCAAGAGACTTTGGGTAGAAGCTATAATGTTCCTGATGACATAGACGAGGATGAACTTTTGGGTG AACTTGATGCGCTGGAAGCAGACATggaaagtgaatctgaaggagtCCCCTCCTACCTCCAACCTGATAAAGAATCTGATTTGGATTCAGAGCTTAACTTACCTTCAGCTCCAACTGGTCAAACAGCAATGCCACATGGCAGATCCAATGTCCAA ACTGAAGATGAACTGGGTTTACCTGCTGTCCCTCGGGCATCCCTACGCGGTTGA